Part of the Halostella litorea genome is shown below.
TCGCGCCCATCTCGTCTATCAGCTTCGCGGAGACCCAGCCGGCGTTGCCGTACCCCTGGACGGCGACGGTCGCGCCCTCCAGGTCCTTGTCGAGGTAGTCGAATGCCTCGCGGGCGGCCAGCACCGTCGACCGACCGGTCGCCTCGACGCGCCCGGCGCTCCCGCCGCTGGAGATGTCCTTGCCGGTGATGACGCCCGGCGCGGTCGTGTCCTCAAGCGTCTCGTAGGTGTCCTTGATCCAGTTCATCTCCCGCTGGCCGGTGTTGACGTCCGGCGCGGGGATGTCCTTGTCCTCGCCGATGATGGGGGTCAACTCGGTGGCGAACGAGCGCGTCAGGCGCTCCAGTTCGCCGTCGCTGTACTCCGCGGGGTCGACGACGATGCCGCCCTTGCCGCCGCCGAGCGGGATGCCGACGGTCGCGCACTTGTACACCATCCACCCGGAGAGGGCCTTGACCTCGTCGCGGCTGACGCCGGGGTGGTAGCGGATCCCGCCCTTGTACGGGCCACGGTCGCCGTTGAACTGCGACCGGAACGCCTTGAACACCTCGACGGAGCCGTCGTCGAGTTCGACCGAGAGGTTCGTCTCGAGGACGCGCTCGGGTCGTTTCAGCCGCGTCAACACCCCCTCGTCGATGTCGAGATACTCGGCGGCCTCGTCGACCTGCTGTTGCAAGCTCTCGAACGGGTTCGCCTCCTCTGCCATACGCGGACGGTCGGTCACTCCGGGTAAAAATCCTACCGAAAACCTTCACGGAAGTGTATTATTATGCTGTAAATTTATGCATAGAGTATTAGGAACACGTGCTGCGTATTAGGATAGCTCGCCGGCCGCCCGCGCCCGCTCGACGACGCGCTCGGCCTGTGCGACCAGCGGGGCGTCGACCATCTCCCCGTCGACGCGGAACACGCCCCGCCCCTCCTCGTCGGCGCGCTCCTTCGCCGCCAGCACCGACTGCGCCCACTCGATCCGCTCCGCGTCGGGCGTGAACGCCTCGTTTATCGGGTCGACCTGCCCGGGATGGATCGCCATCTTGCCGTCGTACCCCAGTTCGGTGGCAAAGGCCGTCGCGTCGCGGAGGCCGGCGACGTCCTCGATGTCCGTGAACACGGTGTCGACGGCGTCGACGCCCGCCGCGCTGGCCGCGAGCACCGCGTGCTCGCGGGCGTACAGCACCTCGGTCCCCTCGTCGGTCCGGGTCGCGCCGAGGTCGGCCGCGAGGTCCTCGGCCCCGAACACGAGCGCGTCGGTCGGGGCGGCCTCGGCGATCGCTTCCGCGTGCAACACGCCCGCGGCCGACTCGACGAGCGCGAGCACCGGCACCGACAGGTCGCGCTCGCCGAGGAGTCGCCACAGCGTCCGCACGTCGTCGGCGTCGCCGACCTTCGGGAGCATGACGCTGTCGACGGTCGCCGCGGCCGCGTCGTCCGAGAACACGGCCTCGACGTCCGCCGCGGCGGCGACGCCGACGGGGTTGACGCGGACACACACCTCCGCCGCCGGATCGAACGACGGGTCGGCAAGCACCGAGCGCACCGACTCCCGGGCGTCGGCTTTCCGCTCCGGGGCGACGGCGTCCTCGAGGTCGAACGCGACCACGTCGGCCGACGTGTCGCCCGCCTTCCGGAGCATCGCCGGTTCGTCGCCGGGGCTGAACAGGACGGATCTCCGAGCCATACCGCCGTTCGGTCCGGCGGGGGCTTTAGTGTTCCCGCCCGTAGCAACCCTTAAGACTGTCGCGAACCTTTCCTATCAGAAGAGCGGTGTAACTGCGGGGGCCCCACATACTATGACTGACCGGACCACGAACTCGTCGACGGCGGGAGGGGACAGCGCCGCTGCGGACGGTCGTGCCGACCGCGCGCAGTCGAGCGTCCTCGCGATCGTGCTCCTCGTCGGGCTGACCTTCGTGGGCGCGGCGACCGTCGTGCTCGTGGGGTCGGTCGCGCTCGACGACGGGCAACAGCAGGCCGACATACAGAGCGCCGAGAACGACCTCGCGCAGGTGAACGCGAAGGCGAACCGCGTCGCGCTCGGCACGAACAACACGGAGCAGGTGGTCGTCGGCAGCGGGGGCAGCGGCACGACGGAGGTCCAGCCCGGCATGGGCAGGGTGAAGATCACGCTCGTCAACCAGACGACGGGCGACGATGTCGACGTGTTGCTCAACGACTCCCTCGGGCGGATCGTCTACGAACTCGACGGGGAACGCGTGGCGTTCCAGGGCGGCGGCGTCTGGCGAAAGACCGGCGAGAACAGTAGCCGGATGCTCTCGCGCCCCGACGTCCACTACCGCAACGACGAGGCCGACCAGCCGACGGTGACGGTCCCGCTCACCATCATCGGCGGGACCGCCGGGAGCGGCAACGAACTCACGCTGTCGGACGCCGGGACGGACCTCAGATACCCGATCAGCGGCAACGAGAACCGGACGAACCCGATCACGTCGAACACCCAGGTCAACGTCACCGTCCAGAGCGAGTATTACAAGGCCTGGGGCGCGTACTTCGCCGACCTGACCGACGGGGCCGCGGAGTACGACCACGAGAACAACGAGGTGTCGATAGCGCTCATCACCCCCGCCGACCGGGAAGTGGTGAGCAAGGCCCTGCTCCAGACCGGCGCCGACTCCGACCTCGTGTTCAGCAACAAGGCGGTTGTCGACAGCTACAACTCCACGGGGTATTGGAATCCCTACGACGATTCGAAGGCCGTGAACGGCGAGAACGGAACAATCACCACCGCCGGCAACGTCGTGATCAACAACAAGGGGAAGGTGTACGGCGACATCGTGGCGGGCGGCTACGTGCAGGTGCAGAAGAAACACGGCCTCGTCACCGGGAACATCTCCTACGGCAACGCCGGCGACACCTACATCAACAACGGCGCGTTCCAGGGCGAGTGGACGGCCAACAACGCTTCCGTCGTCTCCACCCCTTCGATCAGGAACTACGTCACGTCGACGTTCGCGCGGATCGAGAGCGATTCCGACAACGCCGACGAGCCGGAACTGCAGGGCAACAGCACGGTCTTCACCCACAACGGCAACGGAACCATCGTCCTCCACGGCGGGCCCGAGGGGAAGGACTACTACATCGAGAACGGGCTGGACATGGACGGCAGCGACAAACTGATCCTGAACACGACGAAGGGGAACGTCCGTCTCGGCATCCGTCAGAGCCTCTCGCTCGACAGCGACGCGAACATCACCGTCGTCGGGAACAACACCGCGCGGATATTCGTCGAGGACGACTTCACGATGGGGACCGACGCGCGGACGCACGTGCCGGGCGACAAGGCCCCGCGGCTGTGGGTGTACGGAACCGACGGGACCACGACGACGTTCAGCAACCACGCCAGCTTCACCGGCGTCGTGTACGCCCCCGGCAGCAACAACGTCAACATCGACGGGCACGCGAACATGTACGGCGGCGTCGTCGGCGGCGGCGACGCGAACGTCGGCAACGACGGGCAGCTCCACTTCGACGAGGCGCTGACCGGCGTCAGGCCGGTGCCCGAGGACGAGTCGATCCCGTACATCACCCACCTCCACCTGAGCGTGAACTACGTCACCGTCACCGCCGACTGACGACCCCGGAAGCCGACGCGCTTTTCCCCCCGGTCGCCGTCGGTCGGACCCATGACCGGGCGCTACTACGAGGAGTTCGCGGTCGGGGAGACGATCGAGCACGAGACGCGCCGCACGGTGACCGAGCGGGACAACCAGGCCTTTTGCGACATGACGATGAACCAGCAGCCGCTCCACCTGGACGCCGACTTCGCCGCCGACACGCAGTTCGGCGAGCGCCTCGTCAACGGGCTGTACACGATGAGCCTCGCGGTCGGG
Proteins encoded:
- a CDS encoding polymer-forming cytoskeletal protein, with protein sequence MTDRTTNSSTAGGDSAAADGRADRAQSSVLAIVLLVGLTFVGAATVVLVGSVALDDGQQQADIQSAENDLAQVNAKANRVALGTNNTEQVVVGSGGSGTTEVQPGMGRVKITLVNQTTGDDVDVLLNDSLGRIVYELDGERVAFQGGGVWRKTGENSSRMLSRPDVHYRNDEADQPTVTVPLTIIGGTAGSGNELTLSDAGTDLRYPISGNENRTNPITSNTQVNVTVQSEYYKAWGAYFADLTDGAAEYDHENNEVSIALITPADREVVSKALLQTGADSDLVFSNKAVVDSYNSTGYWNPYDDSKAVNGENGTITTAGNVVINNKGKVYGDIVAGGYVQVQKKHGLVTGNISYGNAGDTYINNGAFQGEWTANNASVVSTPSIRNYVTSTFARIESDSDNADEPELQGNSTVFTHNGNGTIVLHGGPEGKDYYIENGLDMDGSDKLILNTTKGNVRLGIRQSLSLDSDANITVVGNNTARIFVEDDFTMGTDARTHVPGDKAPRLWVYGTDGTTTTFSNHASFTGVVYAPGSNNVNIDGHANMYGGVVGGGDANVGNDGQLHFDEALTGVRPVPEDESIPYITHLHLSVNYVTVTAD
- a CDS encoding HpcH/HpaI aldolase/citrate lyase family protein, translated to MARRSVLFSPGDEPAMLRKAGDTSADVVAFDLEDAVAPERKADARESVRSVLADPSFDPAAEVCVRVNPVGVAAAADVEAVFSDDAAAATVDSVMLPKVGDADDVRTLWRLLGERDLSVPVLALVESAAGVLHAEAIAEAAPTDALVFGAEDLAADLGATRTDEGTEVLYAREHAVLAASAAGVDAVDTVFTDIEDVAGLRDATAFATELGYDGKMAIHPGQVDPINEAFTPDAERIEWAQSVLAAKERADEEGRGVFRVDGEMVDAPLVAQAERVVERARAAGELS
- a CDS encoding Glu/Leu/Phe/Val family dehydrogenase, translating into MAEEANPFESLQQQVDEAAEYLDIDEGVLTRLKRPERVLETNLSVELDDGSVEVFKAFRSQFNGDRGPYKGGIRYHPGVSRDEVKALSGWMVYKCATVGIPLGGGKGGIVVDPAEYSDGELERLTRSFATELTPIIGEDKDIPAPDVNTGQREMNWIKDTYETLEDTTAPGVITGKDISSGGSAGRVEATGRSTVLAAREAFDYLDKDLEGATVAVQGYGNAGWVSAKLIDEMGATVVAVSDSSGGIYAQDGLDPVATKDHKRETGSVVGYGAADEEITNDDLLTLDVDLLIPAALENAIDEDLARDVDADVVSEAANGPITPDGDDVLEDKDVLVVPDILANAGGVTVSYFEWVQNRQRFYWSEEKVNDELERRIVSQFDTLTDAFEEHDLPSFRVAAYVVAIQRVLDAYEQAGDWP